One stretch of Nocardia fluminea DNA includes these proteins:
- a CDS encoding flavin-containing monooxygenase: MPAQHTHIVVLGAGFGGIGLTIKLRAAGFDDIVVLERADDLGGTWQANTYPGCACDVPSQLYSYSFAPNPEWSRTYGKQPEILDYLRTVAESNDVIRHVRLGTELLAARWDDEQSLWRIETSRGELTADYFLSAAGIFAEAKYPSLPGLETFEGTAFHSLHWDHDHDLSGKRVAVIGTGASAVQFVPEIQPKVAALTVFQRSAPWIVPRMDRPTIGLERRLLRQIPLAQKAVRGTWYSLIEGFGLVGFVDNRFRHPFELLGRIQLRRQIRDPKLRAKVTPDYMIGCKRAIFSDAYLPALDQDNVEVVTDGIAEVRAHSIVTHAGVEIPVDTIIYGTGFTSTPSVFDRIVGHDGRSIAQLFRQRPQTYLGAAVAGFPNFFCTLGPFGAAGNQSAVFMIESQIAYIVDALSTLRARGETRIEVRAQVQRDFVEEMGRRSAETVWLTGGCESYYTTAEGGNAGLYPNWSFEYRWRTRRFDIGSYEVSA, translated from the coding sequence ATGCCCGCGCAACACACGCACATCGTCGTGCTCGGTGCCGGATTCGGCGGAATCGGGCTCACGATCAAACTCCGGGCAGCCGGCTTCGACGACATCGTCGTGCTCGAACGCGCCGACGACCTCGGCGGCACCTGGCAGGCCAACACCTACCCCGGCTGCGCCTGCGATGTCCCCTCCCAGCTCTACAGCTACTCCTTCGCACCCAATCCGGAATGGTCGCGCACCTACGGCAAGCAGCCCGAGATCCTGGACTACCTGCGCACTGTCGCCGAATCCAACGACGTGATCCGGCACGTGCGGCTCGGCACCGAACTCTTGGCCGCGCGCTGGGACGACGAGCAGTCGCTGTGGCGCATCGAGACCTCGCGCGGCGAGCTCACCGCCGACTATTTCCTGTCCGCCGCCGGTATTTTCGCCGAGGCGAAGTATCCGTCGCTGCCCGGTCTCGAGACGTTCGAGGGCACTGCCTTCCATTCCCTGCACTGGGACCACGACCACGATCTGAGCGGCAAGCGCGTCGCGGTGATCGGCACCGGCGCCTCCGCGGTCCAGTTCGTACCCGAGATCCAGCCGAAGGTCGCCGCGTTGACGGTGTTCCAGCGGTCGGCGCCGTGGATCGTGCCGCGGATGGACCGCCCGACGATCGGGCTCGAGCGCCGGTTGCTCCGCCAGATCCCGTTGGCGCAGAAGGCTGTTCGGGGTACCTGGTATTCGCTGATCGAGGGGTTCGGGCTGGTCGGGTTCGTCGACAACCGGTTCCGCCACCCCTTCGAGCTGCTGGGCCGGATCCAGCTGCGCCGCCAGATCCGCGACCCGAAACTGCGGGCCAAGGTGACGCCGGACTACATGATCGGCTGCAAGCGGGCCATCTTCTCCGACGCCTACCTCCCCGCCCTCGACCAGGACAACGTCGAGGTCGTGACCGACGGCATCGCCGAGGTGCGCGCACACTCCATCGTGACCCACGCCGGGGTCGAGATCCCCGTAGACACCATCATCTACGGCACCGGATTCACCTCGACACCGAGCGTGTTCGACCGCATCGTCGGCCACGACGGGCGTTCGATCGCCCAGCTGTTCCGGCAGCGGCCGCAGACCTATCTCGGTGCGGCGGTAGCCGGATTCCCGAACTTCTTCTGCACCCTCGGCCCGTTCGGTGCGGCGGGCAACCAGTCGGCGGTGTTCATGATCGAGTCGCAGATCGCCTACATCGTCGACGCGCTGAGCACGCTGCGCGCCCGCGGCGAAACCCGCATCGAGGTCCGCGCACAGGTGCAGCGCGACTTCGTCGAGGAAATGGGCAGGCGCAGCGCCGAGACGGTGTGGCTCACCGGCGGCTGCGAGAGCTACTACACCACCGCCGAGGGCGGCAACGCCGGGCTGTATCCGAACTGGAGCTTCGAATACCGCTGGCGCACCAGACGATTCGACATCGGGTCCTACGAGGTGTCGGCATGA
- a CDS encoding short-chain dehydrogenase/reductase, whose protein sequence is MGLPDLAPSSWFARSYDVAGKVVLITGAGQGIGRELAAILSHRGAQVVVVDIDAGAARRAADEVGLDAYGIGADVADRAQMAAAVDEVVRRFGTLDVVVANAGVTPVPATVRTMDPVDFDRVIAINLTGVFNTVHPALDHIVSARGHVVVVSSCAAFAPGMGGSPYMVSKAAVEQLGRALRVELAASGASAGVAYFGIVDTAMTHDMLDTDDLGRELDAMLPWPLNVRISAEYAARTIADGIARRAPRTIAPSGWEPYALLRGAINVVLDHRLAADATVHGLIRAIEQRR, encoded by the coding sequence ATGGGCCTGCCCGATCTCGCGCCGAGCAGCTGGTTCGCGCGCTCCTACGACGTCGCGGGCAAGGTCGTGTTGATCACCGGCGCGGGCCAGGGCATCGGCCGTGAACTGGCCGCGATCCTGTCCCACCGTGGTGCGCAGGTCGTGGTGGTCGACATCGACGCGGGCGCGGCGCGCCGGGCCGCCGACGAGGTAGGGCTGGACGCTTACGGCATCGGCGCCGATGTCGCCGACCGGGCGCAGATGGCGGCGGCGGTCGACGAGGTGGTGCGGCGGTTCGGCACCCTCGACGTGGTGGTCGCCAACGCCGGCGTGACGCCCGTACCCGCCACCGTGCGCACGATGGACCCGGTGGACTTCGACCGGGTGATCGCGATCAACCTCACCGGCGTGTTCAATACCGTGCATCCGGCGCTGGACCACATCGTGTCCGCGCGCGGACATGTCGTGGTGGTGTCGTCGTGCGCGGCGTTCGCACCGGGCATGGGCGGGTCGCCGTACATGGTGAGCAAAGCCGCGGTCGAACAGTTGGGGCGGGCGCTGCGTGTGGAACTCGCCGCGAGCGGGGCCAGCGCCGGTGTCGCGTACTTCGGCATCGTCGACACCGCGATGACCCACGACATGCTCGACACCGACGACCTGGGCAGAGAGCTCGACGCGATGCTGCCCTGGCCGCTCAACGTGCGGATCAGCGCCGAGTACGCGGCCCGCACGATCGCCGACGGCATCGCCCGCCGCGCACCGCGCACCATCGCACCGAGCGGGTGGGAGCCCTACGCGCTGTTGCGCGGGGCGATCAACGTCGTCCTCGATCACCGGCTCGCCGCCGACGCCACGGTGCACGGGCTGATCCGGGCGATCGAGCAGCGCCGGTGA